The Amaranthus tricolor cultivar Red isolate AtriRed21 chromosome 6, ASM2621246v1, whole genome shotgun sequence genome has a segment encoding these proteins:
- the LOC130815342 gene encoding 60S ribosomal protein L18a-like protein, whose protein sequence is MDKRQGKDVVEHGRTKYTLIKDVEDYQSGIYEKRLPCFGCGLGWFSFLVGILCPPMWYYATFLYFGNYYRKDPRERAGLAASAIAALGCSIVVLIILLVRLFRFS, encoded by the exons ATGGACAAGA GGCAAGGAAAAGATGTTGTAGAACATGGGAGGACCAAATACACTCTCATTAAAGATGTAGAAGACTACCAGTCTGGCATCTACGAGAAGCGTCTTCCTTGCTTCGGCTGTGGATTAGGATGGTTTTC TTTTCTTGTAGGTATTTTGTGTCCGCCTATGTGGTATTACGCAACATTCCTATATTTTGGTAATTACTATCGTAAAGACCCAAGAGAGCGAGCTGGGCTTGCTGCTTCAGCAATAGCG GCTTTGGGTTGCTCCATTGTGGTATTAATAATTCTTCTAGTTCGATTATTTAGATTCTCATAA
- the LOC130815341 gene encoding UBP1-associated proteins 1C yields the protein MVWFQCEDCGENLKKPKLPNHFRICSAFKLSCIDCGEIFDQQRVQAHTQCITEAEKYGPKGQAKASMPAKPSKDKSKPDVDINVGLSQRPPWFCSICNTKATSQQTLLLHADGKKHRAKARAYAAKQQPNQPEETAVINAENSPKNEVPGDSTGEDDRKNGPSGSTEQDKSSLENGTVSMKKRKCDMSNETNKRANGVVNNDSTQEEAEETPKKSKKARQEKEVKASESKKAKYEDEKESDGGKSDTKNESSEQRIKLKKRITSVLKSTPEEALKMKKLQKLVFKSLEESGIAVNKNEFKTTFEQKVKSSSKFVVDGKYVKLAV from the exons ATGGTTTGGTTTCAATGTGAAGATTGTGGGGAGAATCTGAAAAAGCCTAAGCTTCCTAACCATTTCCGCATTTGTTCTGCTTTTAAA TTATCTTGCATAGATTGTGGAGAAATATTCGATCAGCAACGTGTTCAAGCTCATACTCAATGTATTACTGAAGCT GAAAAGTATGGCCCAAAGGGTCAAGCAAAAGCTTCTATGCCTGCAAAGCCTAGCAAGGATAAGTCAAAGCCAGATGTTGATATAAACGTTGGATTATCTCAACGGCCGCCTTGGTTTTGCAG TATTTGCAACACCAAAGCCACGAGTCAACAGACTTTGCTTTTGCATGCTGATGGGAAGAAGCATAGAGCAAAGGCCAGAGCCTATGCTGCAAAACAACAGCCTAATCAACCTGAGGAAACAGCTGTAATTAATGCAGAAAATAGTCCAAAGAATGAAGTTCCAGGGGATAGTACTGGTGAGGACGACAGAAAGAATGGTCCTTCTGGGTCCACAGAGCAAGATAAGTCTTCGTTAGAAAATGGAACTGTTTCCATGAAAAAGAGAAAATGTGATATGTCTAATGAAACTAATAAGAGGGCAAATGGAGTGGTGAATAATGATAGTACTCAGGAAGAAGCGGAGGAAACACCTAAGAAGTCTAAGAAGGCCAGGCAGGAAAAAGAGGTGAAAGCTTCAGAAAGCAAGAAAGCCAAATATGAAGACGAGAAAGAATCTGATGGAGGGAAATCTGACACCAAAAATGAAAGTTCTGAACAAAGAATTAAGTTGAAGAAACGAATTACTTCGGTTTTGAAATCT ACTCCAGAAGAAGCTCTCAAGatgaagaaattacaaaaactGGTTTTTAAGAGTCTCGAGGAGTCCGGCATTGCAGTGAACAAAAACGAGTTCAAAACTACTTTCGAGCAAAAG GTGAAATCTAGTTCGAAATTTGTCGTAGATGGTAAGTACGTAAAGCTGGCAGTTTAG